In archaeon BMS3Bbin15, the following proteins share a genomic window:
- the zraR_1 gene encoding transcriptional regulatory protein ZraR, which produces MARILIAEDDVGLRKGLEEMMKEENYEVVAVDDGRKVLDEIKNKDFDVLLTDLVMPELGGMELLTEVKRIRPEMKVIIITAFATIDSAVEAIKKGASDYIEKPFKINEVQNTVRKVLEESKFEKESKNLVGKISDEVIKALSNPIRRKTVEYLYGRDKVRFREIRDYLKIEDPAKLSFHLKILKNAALVEQDQDRKYMITQQGKKTIEVLGEVEIK; this is translated from the coding sequence ATGGCGAGAATACTTATAGCTGAAGATGATGTCGGATTGAGAAAAGGTCTGGAAGAGATGATGAAGGAAGAGAACTATGAAGTAGTTGCAGTAGATGATGGTAGAAAAGTTCTTGATGAAATAAAAAATAAGGATTTTGATGTACTTCTCACAGACCTTGTCATGCCTGAGCTTGGTGGCATGGAGTTGTTAACAGAGGTAAAGAGAATAAGACCAGAGATGAAGGTAATTATTATAACTGCTTTTGCAACTATAGACAGCGCTGTTGAGGCAATAAAAAAGGGTGCCAGCGATTATATAGAAAAGCCTTTCAAGATAAACGAGGTGCAGAATACTGTAAGAAAGGTGCTTGAAGAGTCTAAGTTTGAGAAAGAATCAAAAAATCTTGTTGGTAAGATATCTGATGAGGTGATAAAAGCTCTCTCCAATCCAATAAGAAGAAAGACTGTTGAATATCTGTATGGAAGGGATAAGGTGAGATTCAGGGAAATCAGAGACTATCTGAAGATAGAGGACCCTGCAAAGCTGAGTTTCCATCTTAAAATCCTTAAGAATGCAGCGCTTGTTGAACAGGACCAGGATAGAAAGTATATGATAACACAGCAGGGAAAGAAGACTATTGAGGTACTTGGAGAGGTGGAAATTAAATAA
- a CDS encoding bacterial regulatory protein, arsR family translates to MEMEILLNLLGNVTRRGILNILAERPCYVSEISQVLNIGQKAVIEHLELMRKAGILNSNYEKIEKGRPRKYYNISEDIILEVKISPDYFYIETFLPEEEEGVEDISPQFENLIKKFREISQLEGWDKIKELKGIHDELKKEQERLSRAKRVVEYLQREVRNEIKRESLIDELNELIY, encoded by the coding sequence ATGGAAATGGAGATTCTCCTCAATCTTCTGGGAAATGTAACCAGGAGAGGTATTTTGAATATTCTTGCGGAACGCCCCTGTTATGTGAGTGAAATATCTCAGGTTCTGAACATTGGTCAGAAAGCCGTTATTGAACATCTTGAACTCATGCGAAAGGCAGGAATACTGAATAGTAATTATGAGAAAATCGAGAAGGGTCGGCCAAGAAAATACTATAATATTTCAGAGGATATTATTCTGGAAGTGAAAATTTCACCGGATTACTTTTATATAGAAACTTTTCTGCCTGAAGAGGAAGAAGGCGTGGAGGATATCTCCCCCCAGTTCGAGAATCTTATTAAGAAATTCAGAGAAATATCTCAACTTGAGGGATGGGATAAGATTAAGGAGCTTAAAGGAATTCACGATGAGCTGAAAAAAGAGCAGGAGAGGTTAAGCAGGGCCAAGAGGGTTGTTGAATATCTACAGAGAGAAGTCAGGAATGAAATTAAAAGGGAAAGCCTTATAGACGAACTGAACGAGCTTATTTACTGA